From Ascaphus truei isolate aAscTru1 chromosome 17, aAscTru1.hap1, whole genome shotgun sequence, the proteins below share one genomic window:
- the LOC142468434 gene encoding uncharacterized protein LOC142468434: protein MLLLYIVAPGGHVSPEMEQVSSPGSASSTLLEEHHGDEDDEYDEDDATEETEIQSCDHEEVPIETVVPPNRPSTSTYDAIVASEGKIVDAENRRHSDMMTVLERMIGLQEETVSQLAHLHRVFIEVPKQLQKINTSFEALVVQQTQANYWRMTNVPQFNTSQPGSVHAGQFSPHSSDIHSPGPNVTGQVADIAVQVPDDILPLPSVQIQQQTPTKEATKTKQDTHETDQPSLVQCLPTCSHVSLGTSPVREQSLPKSPVGESLPKSPVGESLPKSPVGESLPKSPVGESLPKSPVGESLPKSPVVKININRTIYKLKLEAISQSAIKYL, encoded by the exons atgttattgttatatatagttgcccctggaggacatgtgtcacctgagatggaacaagtgtcttcacctgggtcagccagctcaacactactagaag aacatcatggtgatgaggatgatgagtatgatgaggatgacgccacagaagagactgaaatacaatcatgtgaccatgaagaggtgccaatagaaactgttgtaccgccaaatcgtccatcaacttccacatacgatgcaattgtagcttcagagggaaaaatagtggacgcagaaaatcgtcgccattcagacatgatgacagtgctggaaaggatgattggactgcaggaagaaacagtatcacaattggcacatctccacagagtcttcattgaagtgcctaaacagttgcaaaaaatcaacacctcattcgaagcattagttgttcagcaaacacaagctaattactggagaatgactaatgtaccacaattcaacacctcccagccaggatctgttcatgcaggtcagttttcaccacattcatctgatattcattcaccaggcccaaatgttaccggtcaagtagcagacattgctgtgcaggttcctgatgacatcctaccgctgccatctgtacaaattcagcagcagacacctacaaaggaggcgacaaaaacaaaacaagacacacatgaaacagaccaaccatcacttgtgcagtgtctaccaacttgctcacatgtgtcactgggcacaagccctgtccgtgaacagtcactacccaaaagccctgtaggtgagtcgctgcccaaaagccctgtaggtgaatcgctgcccaaaagccctgtaggtgagtcgctgcccaaaagccctgtaggtgaatcgctgcccaaaagccctgtaggtgaatcgctgcccaaaagccctgtag